The Fusarium fujikuroi IMI 58289 draft genome, chromosome FFUJ_chr05 DNA segment CCTCAACATCTGGCTTGTTCGCAACGGTCCTGCTACGATCGGCTCTGGGAGCATCTACACTGTCGGAAAGTTCGACGGTTTGGCTCTTGTTATTGACACTTCTGGCGGTTCCAGTGGCATGGTTCGAGGTTTCTTGAACGACGGAAACACCGATTACTCGAGGCAAAGCAATGTCGATGAGCTCTCATTCGGACACTGCCCTTACAACTATCGCAACCTTGGTCGACCTTCGCAGGTCAAGCTTCGACAGACCGCCAGGACATTCCGTGTTGAGTTGGATGGCAACCTGTGCTTCGAGTCAGACAAGTTCAGCATTCCCACAGGCTATCAGTTTGGTGTTACTGCTGCTACCCCTGATAACCCTGATTCTTttgagatcttcaagatggtTGTCATGGCTGATAACAGCGACAGTGGTCCTGTTCGTGACCCCCCTAAGCAAAACCAAAATCAGggccagaaccagaaccaacGTGTTCCACCCGTCAGGGACGCCTCCAACAGTAACAACAAGCGGAACGATGGCGAGTACGCAGATGAAGATCCCGATATCTTCCAAACTTCCAAGGCTCAGTTCATGGATCTGCACAATCGCCTCCAGAACACCAACCACCAGCTCGCCTCCCTGCAGCGCACCTCTTCACGCCACCAGCAGCAGGATGAGAAGCGCCACGAGGACTTGACTGCCCTGATCGGCCAGCTCCGTGCCGATATGCGTAAGCTCGACGATATCACTGCTCTGCACAGCCGTGTCTTagagctcgagaaggataTCCAGGGTCTCCGAAAGGAACTCAACCGCAAGCTGCAATCCACCGAGCGTACCTTCAAGGACACTCTCTCTGACCACCACAACTCTTTGTCAGAAACCGTCATGGCCAAGACCCCTGGCCACCGCTTCCTTATCTTTGTTTTCCTTGGTACACAAGGTCTTCTCGTTGCGGCTTATGTGGTTTACAAGAAACGGCGTTCATCCATGCCCAAGAAGTATCTGTAGTTTCATGAAGGAGGACTAAAAAGACGGGGATATGGATTCAAGGGAGAACTTGTGTTTGGATAGTGAGTATTGACCTCACCCCTTGTTCCTTGGTATTGCAGTGCTTTGTAAATTAGATGCATGAGCCGTGTGTACATGGGAGAGTTTTTATGTTAGGAAAAGAAATGAGTATGATGATTAGAGAAAATCATAAATCAATATTGCAAATCTGAAAGACTATGTATCCGAAACTCATTCTCATTACTTGGACCAGATCCTCAATGTCATTAGACCACTCCTGGACCACCCATAACCATCCACGCATTCAAACACTAAACATTCCAGACTCGCTTGCCTTGCTCACCGACAGTTCCATAGCCAAATGCAAGCATTCATATCGTCATTAAATCTTCTCAAAGCTGCCGTTGATCACATCAAGCATCTCGTCACCCTTGGGGGCAGCAGAGGTCAAGTTCTCATAGCCACCGGGTGTGACAAGGATGTCATCTTCGATGCGAACACCACCAACTGGGTAGTATGTTTCGAGGAAGTCTTTGTTAATGAACTTGGCATGTGACGGGTTGTTCAGGAAGTACCCCTCAATAAAAGGGCGGCAGAAGTAGCTTCGATAAATTAGCTCATGGACCTCGATTTCAGAGAAGGTATAGTACTCACATTCCTGGCTCAATTGTCACAATCATATTGGGTTGAAGAGATTGTCTTGGTTTTGTAGGCGGGGAAGATGAAGCCATGCGATGCATGGCCACCAGAGCCGTGGCGGTCACCATCTCACGCTTACCACCCTCGACGTGGAAGTTATCTCTCATCAAGAGACGCTCATGGCCAGTGACATCGTgaacctcaagaccaacatgATGACCGAGACCGTGGGGGAAGAAAGCAGCGACGGTTCCCGCCTTTTGGATCTCCTCAAAGTTGCCTTTCAGAAGACCCAACTTGCGCAGGCCTTGGAGAGCTACATCACTAGCATGGAGCTGAAGTTCGTAGTAGACAGTGCCGGGTCGAACACGTGCTATACACTCTTCTTGCATACGCTGCACAATGGAGTAGATCGCGGAGGCCTCCTTAGAAAAGGAACCATTGACAGGAAGAGTACGAGTGATGTCGCTGGCGTAACATTGGTACTCACAACCAGCGTCGACAACGATCAGTTGCTTACCCTCGAGCGGCTGGTTGTTAGCTCCGTAATGTAGAATCGAAGCATTGACACCAGCGCCAGCAATAATAGGATAGGCCTGGGCGTGAGCACCACGTGAAGTACAAGCGGCAAGGAGAACTGCCTCGACATCTTGCTCATTGCGCATAGTGAGGAGACGTTCGGCCACGGCACGATGAGCAGCGGCAGAGATACGTGAAGCGCGACGAATGAGTGCAACTTCATATTCCGTCTTGATCACACGGGCCTCATCCATGGCAGGTCGCAGCTTGGAGCAGTTGATCTGGGTCTGTCCACGTGGTCGATCAGTCAACTTGGGGGCCTGATCGGAGTGAAGGACATAGAGGGTCTTCTCGGGACGAAGTTGGCCATGAAGGAATTTCGACAGCTGAGCAGTGTATCGAACATCATCGACGTCGTATTTGCGCATAGCCTCTGCTGCGTCAGGAGTTGGGCCGTGATACAAGACCTGTCGCGGCTCAGCGTAAGGGATCCAGAGGGTGAGACGATCCATGGCGATTTCGTAAGTGACGGCACAGTCGGGAAAGTCAACGCCAGTCATGTAATAGAAGCTGTGTTTTCATCAGCGGGGTTTCTTTCATGGGAACTGGATAGCATACTATCTGCGTTGCTTGAAAGGAGGCGACTGGTCTGAGTCCTCATAGAGGCGTGTAGGCTCCCCAGGAAGATAGATGAGTCCATCAGTAACACCGAGCTCTTTGACGACCTTGCGCGCATGGAGTTTGGCTTCATGGTATGTCAGTACTCGTTTGAATATCGATAACGTGCGAGACAGAGCTTCTTTGAACATACCGGGATACTTGTTACCGCTGCTGCTTTTACCGCCACAGTCATCGTCACTCTTCTTTACCTCAACACATCTACCACGAAGCTCGAGTCAGTGATCTGATTATTACACCACATCAACAGGGGCATAAGAGTCCAAGATCAACTCACAGCGCATCAAATTCATCCTCAAGCACAAACTCGTAGCTCATCGACCTTCTTTCACGTGCTTGAGGCCTCTGCTCCCCGCAGACGGGCTTCGGCGGCGTTATCGGCGGTGCCATCTGCGTGCACTATAaatacagtacagtacagccTTGTTTACTCGTACGTAGGATCGAATAAGCGTGTTAAATAGGGCCGAGATGGACAAGGAGAGTTGCTCAAGAATATGTGATGTTTATTGAAAAGAGAGGAAGCTTCAAGTTTTCATGTGATAACACATACACTAAAGCTAGGTACTAAGCTACCTCACCTACAGTTACAGTTACAGTTGGAGTTACAGTATCCGTCCGTAATCAATCAGCCACAGTCTCCCCCGTATCGCTTCCTTGCGGTGCGCATCGGGAGTGGTCACAGCGTATCGTAACCCCCCGATAACGCCCTTACAAGCCTTCTAAGCCCAACTGCACTAATTCATCCATTTCATGACGCAACCAGATCGATAATGAGACGCTTTTAGTCCGCCGCGTGGAATTGTTGAGGAAAAGGTAGGTGGATTAGATTACGGGACGATCCGATCTTGTATCCGCAAATGATTGCTTCAGTGGCTGAGAGATCTCGTATCTCCGAGCCAAGCAGTATATATTGCACAATACTCAGGTCAACCACTTTCAACATGATATTTCATATGCCTTATGGCGAGTCTCATTACAATTGGATGGATCTATACTCAAAGCTGGATTCATTGCAGTGCTAACGAgtagtcttcttctccatgatcCTACACCTTTCATTCAGCTTCCCTCCTTTGTTCACATCCACTTCAACTTGAACCTCAACAGACAATCCAATGTTTGTCCAAGTGTACACCAGTCCCAGCCGCCGTCTATGTGCTTTGGCCATATCTAAAAACGCGATCATTCctttgccatcttcttcaaccgtGGTATCCTAGCCCCTTTAACAGTCCAAGCACTCCGTTCCAAATCAAAATCGCTCTTCCCATGAAATAAAAATCAAGATCAAAATCACTAGCCGACGCCTCGCGCGCTTGCCGTCCTCCCGTATCATGAGTGGGTATCAAATGTAGCGACCGTTACATTCCTTGgaatcctcctcttccagagCCAAAGAAGCCTCCCCAATCCGCCTGCATGCCCTGTTCCGTAAACATTTGTTGTATTTGCCTTTCTTGATGCCGTTGTGCGTGCGCTCGTCGGTTTGACATGGCGTGCCCTTGGTGGATCGCGTGCGTTTGTGACACTGGTCGCCGTTGTTGCATCATCGGTTGACCGGGCTGCATTCCCATTATGGCTGATGGACTGGCGAACATCGGTTGGTGGCTCGGTGCACTCATCATGGGCTGGCCCTGCTGGTGCATCATGTAGGGCGGTGGTTGTCCAAAGATCTGACTTTCCACATCGTCGAAAGTTCCAGTCAAGAAGAGTTGCATATCTTGATTTTGGTCTCCCATGGTGGTGGGTTGATCTGTCTTGCCCGGGAATCCCAATTCCATCATAGGCTGGTTTGGATAGGCAAAAGGATCCTCAGACGGGAACATGAGCGAGTCCAGTTTGTTGACAGGGTTGTGCATACCCATTTGCTGTCCTGCGTAGGGGTAGCGCTGAGTACTTGTCGCTGCGCTGCTGGTCGACTCTGGGGTGCTTCGCTGCAAATCGGGGGACATGAAATCACCGAAGTTGGCTGAGAAAGTGTTATCTTGGAAGGCTGTCATGCCTCCTCCGGGCAGATCCATTGTTCCTTGGGACAAAGTTGTAGGATACGAGCTTGTTGACATCTGGCTAGCACGAGTGAAGTCCGTCGTTCCTATTGAGGACATGCTTGCGGGAATTGGAGTATGGTGAGATGAAACAGAGGAAGGCCGTCCTGTAGGGGCAGGTCTCTTCTTTGAAGGCGCTTGTCGTATCGCTCCAGCATCCAATTGCTCAGGTAATTGATCAAATAGAGCCTGTTTCAATAATGTCAGTAAGAATTACTAGAGTTCGAATGTAGAGCCATACCTTGAGGGCACCGGTAACTCGCTCAGCCGACATGCTCTTCTCCGCCAGTGCTGCAATCATTTGTCTACCAGCTCGAGCATCTGCTAGAACCTCACCAGAACCGGGTTTCTCAGGGTTTTCTGTAGCGTAGAACACAAGTGACAGGACGGCAAAGAACTCAGTGTACAACATGAACCAGTACGGTCCACTGAGAACCCGCTGTTTGCGGATTTCCAATCCAATGTGCACAATGTTACGAGAGACGCTGATGGCTGCGGCTGCACAAGCATATGATAGCTCATCGACCTTGCTTCCTTGACTCAGACGAGGAGAGACGTAGTGCAAGAATGGTCGGTACAGCACAAGTTGAACATGTGCATAGGCAAATCTTAACAAATGACGGATTCTGTCACCTTGGTTAGTAATGCTCTTACAACATCTTCAAATACTTCATTGCCGCACTTACCGAACCGTCTCAATTGGCCCCTCACCACTTGGGCGCCAATGCTGGGGTAGCCTTTCAAACCAAGAATGAAGCTCAGCTTCTATTTCCTTGATGCGGCcataactaattagatagGTAGAGGCAGGTTTGTTGTCTTTTGCAGCGGTCTGGCCCAATCCCTTCGTTGGATAGACGTATTTCGTGACCTTTGCTAAGATTTCCATGAGTTCTGAATGGGCGTTGAATGCTTGGAAAAAAGATGGAGATCCAGGCGGTGGTCGTAAAATGCCGGTGTGTGTGATAAATTCGTCATCAACTTCCAAAGGGAATGGCTGATCGATATCGTCCACGTTAAGGAGGAGCGGAAAGCCAAGTAATGTAGAAACGTAGATATCCATTTGTCGAACCACGTAGAATACGCGTTTTCTGACTTCCTGCTCAATCGGATCGATTTTCTCGTGCTGCAAGTGTCGATGAAGGCCTATTCGGAGTGACGAGCGCAGTGCAATACCAACGAAGGAATAGCAGCTGCTTAGATTCGAGGTGGCTTGGAGGAAAAGAATAATGAATAGAAGAGCTTGTAGTGAAATAAGGTCGCGACAATCGGTCACATCGTGTAATACAGATCGCGCAGCATTGTAATATTTGAGGCCCTCTTCCGTCGCATCTTGATAGGGCATGCTTCCTGGGTCATTATCGTCGAGATTGTTGTACATACACCCAAGAGACATGACGGAGAATAATAGTCCAAGATATTGCGTTTCGTCCTTGGTTAGATTGTCCAGTGGTCGTTCGTAGATCTTGTCCATTTGCTCGTAGAAAGTGGGAACGTGAAGGATTCGAACGAGACATGTCGCGCAGCTAAGGGAATAATAACACAGCTTCCGGGCAACATCCTTTGGTGGGAGCTCTGGGTAGCTTGGAGCTGTTGAGAAGGGTGTTCCGACTGAAGATAATGAGGGGGACTCCAGACCAGCCGGTCGTTCGGCACGAGGCAGAAACGGAGCTTTTGAGGACGAACCAAGCATTCCTCGGAAATGATCCTTCATACGTTTCAAGAACACAGCGCCTGAGGAGTTCCCGTGAAATTCCAAACTTCCCTTCTCGTCGATATCAAGTTGACCAACGGAGTCGATCATCGAGGTCAGATGGGCTTCATTCTGCTCAGGCtggggtggtggtggaggaggctgTCGAGCCTTGGAGGCTTGGGCACGAGCATTTTCGCGATTGCGGAATTCTTGCTGAATTGCTGGATCAAGATTCGGGTCGGCCAGGTCGACGTCGGGCATAAATTTGTGAAGTAGAGACTCGGCGCGTTGCAGTCGACTTTCCAGGGCTTCGATGTACTGTGGGGCCGGGTTTCTTCTCCTGTTTGAAGGTTTATCGTACGTGCATTCTGCATGTAACGGTCAGCCACCGCGCCGATTTCCAGTATGAGGGTTAAAGTGTATGAGAACAAGCGATTGAGCGATAAATTAGATAGAAGCCGCGTACCATAACTATAGACGGAGCAGTGCGTGCATGGTTGCTTGCCGTCacacttgatcttcttccgTCGACATTCATCGCATGCGCGCGTTACTCGTCGTCGCTTCTGAATCGGTTGGGATGACGCGCCGGGTTGTGGGTTGCCGTCTTCGTCAAGATCGTTGTCGGACTTGATGCTCGCTGATGGCGACGGAGCGTCATCGTGCCAGTCGTGAGCCGACTGGCCAGCGTCGTTGTCACCGACGTCCGGAGGCATGTCGAACTTGGTTGAATTAGCAAAGAACCATGGAGTTAACTGCTCGACATTGGTGACTTGAGGGGATAAGGCGATCGGGGTATGAAATTTGGAGGGTCTTGGCAAAGCCTAGGGCCCCATCGCCGATTGAACTCGCAGATGGGATGGTTTCCTTGTAAGGATACAGGGCAACGGACAATGTTGATGCGAATGCCAGGTAGAGAAGAGGAGGTGAGTTCGGGGGCACAACGCTGAGGCGCCAAGGAGCAACGAGGGGAGCCGAGGGGCGGGTGATTGATGTTGCAGGTTTTCACTCACCAGTTAATAGGCCTCTTGGCCACGATGAAAAGGGAATAACGAGCTGGGTATTATTatgagagaaaaagaagaagggaaatgtCGTCGTCGTTGTCGCCGCCGCCGTGCGGCAGAACTGGAAATTGATTGAAGCGGGCAGTCAAGAATAGTCGAAGAGAGTCAAAGGGACTACAGAGTGAATGAATTGTAGATGCAGGGTCGCAAGCGTAAGGTGTGAGGCAAGTGGTAGCCCATATCCCAATCGCCCCCAAGACTCACGGCCTAGGCCATCAGCGTTCAAGAGAGTTCAGTTAAAGTTCCCGCGCAGAAAGTGGCAGGATCAAGAATAGAAATAGAAgagtaaggtaaggtaggtaggtaggtatccaAGACTGAAAtgagttggtggtgatggggGAAGCGCCCTGGTAGAGAGAGTCTGAGAGTGAGTGCCCTGGTGCTGGCGCTGATGTTGGGCAATAGACGGGGGATAGCCTGTCGTAGCAAGTACCGCTCCGTAGCGTGCTGCACTGcactgacttgacttgacggAGCCTAACTGAACTAAAATGGGTATGGCCTGAGCCAGAAGGGACTAAACTGTTCCAAGTCAAAGAGAAAGGGATGAGTGAGGGAAAGCCCAGTTGTAGCGGGCGGGTTTCGCGACCGAGGCGGGTACAGATGATTCGGTTTGGTTTGGCTTGAGCAACAACAGGAGAGTAACAAGCTCAGTACAAGCAACAATACTACAGCAGCGCACAACAACAGGTACTTAGTTAAACGGGGTGAGCGAACGAGAGAGGGCAGAACAACGAAAGAGTGGAGGTGGAGATGCAGAGACGGTAACTCGAACGGGCTCTCCAAAAGGACCTGAGTCTCAGTCcagtctgagtctgagcctGCCCGAGCCTGGGCTGGTCTTTTGGGGCTTTGGATCGGGGTCCTTCCATGGGCGGAGCCAACTACTACGGTACTTGATACCGTATTATCAGCACGGTACAGTTTGGTACCTCGGTCTTTCGCGCTCATGTCTCAATCTTAGGTGACTAGGTACTTAGTGAGAGGATGCAGATACGACAGGTGAGGCCATCTTTGAGGGTAATATTCAGGTCTCCAAAGAGACGGTAGCAGATGCTAAGATTCTACCAAGACCCAGGGCTGGCAAACAAGAGTTGCCAAAGGGATGATGAGACACAAAGGCTAGGAAATTCTAATGCCAAGCAATACCAAGGCACAAAACATGTCGAGCCAAGAGTTGAAACCAAGTAAAATCAAACGCCAGTGGATGAATGAGTGGCATGGCTAGCATGGGCACCTGAGGGAGCAGCCCAGCACGAGACGCGCAATGTCATTTCGCCGGGCCTCCAATGGCCCAAGAATGACTGTCGCTGTGAAACCGCTGCGCTCTAAGCGATCAGTATGAAAAGGAAGAACGGCAATTGGAGAGATTGCGGACGCGTCAAGAGACTGAAAGCTTGATGTTTTGAATGCGACGTAGAGCAAGGGATAATTGAGTTAAGGTTGCGGCTGTAACAGCCATGAAATAACCCGTACAGTTAGGCCAGCCAAGAAACAGAAAGCAAGAGAGGTTATTCAGCCAATTCAAAATTTAAAAATACGAATATTAATCTCAGTCGCCATCAACTCACGATGTCGGGTTGAGGAACCTCATTTTGGTGCATCACACATTGCGGCGTTGCGCAATTCTTCCAAGGGGAAATGACCGAGACGGAAGGGTTCAAGGAAAAGACGGCTTCTAAAATGCCACACTGTCCTCTAAAAGTCCTTTTGTTACTGCAGGGGGGATCGGCCTTCAAGTTTACCAGGGCAGGGAGGTGAGGTGACTTTGGGTCCAGCGTATACCTTTTAGACAGGTACCAGTTTTTTGAGTTGCTCACTATCACTGACTTACAAAAGAACCCCCCTCGTCTTGAGATAACTACAGTATCTCCATATCTCCATGCCTCATGTGTTGTtttgtgctgtgctgtgctgtgggCTTCCCTGAGAAACCACGCGCGCAACGTCAATAATGTCCCATTACGTCGGTGAAGACTTACAGATGTCGTTGATGGTGCTTGACTAATTACCCAGATTCTCTAGAGACTATCACTTGGCGCATTGCCCAGGTGAGTCAGGTCCATGCCCCCAAATAGACTATCACCTCGTAAAACGCGTCGGTGGCTGGTCTACTGGGGCTTTTCTTCGAcaatgcttcttctcatcaaacaAGAAGGGATTGGAAACACGAATAACACATTGCAGTACCAACTCGTGCGCAACTACAGCGGGATCACGGCTATGACGGGACGGCGACCTCTAGAAAAGAGAAGCCATCTCCACTACTCAGGGCCCTGCCAGTGGACGGATACATCCATCAACCCCAAAGCCGCGCGGCCGCAAAATAAACTCGCAGTCAGTCTCAGGGACAGACCCCCTTTGCATTTTGGGACCAACCGGCCGCTCAGCGCCGTCGTAtgcacaagcacaagctgTTGCACCGGCGGATTCAAGATGGCCAGcgactcttttctttaatGGATGCCGTTAATTGAAGCATTGAAATGAGACCGATACAACTTTCAGGGACTGCACGCTGCTGGCTGCTGTGGACAACCACTACGCCATTGATTACGCTCTGGTACTGTACCGTTCCAACGCCTCGAGTCGCGAGTACCGGTACCCAGAAAGTAATTTTAAGCACCCGCTAATTGGGGGTCGAAGACACTCACTAACTACCTAGGGGCAATGAATGAACCGTCCAGAAACGCAAAACGCTCTGGACCAACCTTGTCGTCAGCTAGATcgcatccaatccaatccactCTGACGAGACTCGCATGGCCTAGCCCGGGCAGGCTTGTGAGTGGCTGCCCTAGGCAAACCTAAGCCTCAGCGGCATAAACTTGTGGGGATTGATCTTGTTTCCGTGTTATCTGCGCTGGTCAAGCCGTGGCAAGAGTCTCTGGAGGAGAGGCCAAGAGGGTCTCGGAATCGCGAGATAAAGcctttgaagatggtgttgacgacAGGAACCAAACGTCATTGCTTGTATCTTGTTTGGGGGTCGATTGATAGCGTTGAAGTTTGCGTGTTGATCAATGAAAATCACAGGCAACTCTATTCGCAACAGCAGTAGACCGCTCCAACTTTGTTCATACCTTATTGAGAGTCTAGTCTAATGCACCGGCTGAAGTGTGACCCAGGCTGCAGCAACGGAGACAAGCATAAGATAAACCAAACACTAATAGAGATGCTTTAATCCGTAGCGTTTACGATAAGAAGCAGGGTCCAAAATCAAAATGGTCAGATGCAGAGCGAGTGTTGGTTCtgtctaggtaggtatgtacaGTACCTCTAGTACAAATTGATATTGACTGGATTTAGAAACCACCATTGCATCGGCTCCGGGAGTCACGGAAGCTGACGGACGGGATGATCCCCATTCATGTGGCTTCTGGCCCGCCACGCATGAGAACAAGGCGCCACATGCATGTTGGGTAGTGACCATTATGCAATGTGATTCGAATCCTCTTCACGTACCCGAGAATCGAATTGGGAAGATGATCACGACGACCAGATGAAGAATCTGTGCGTTAGACATGACATCACCCAACTAAAACGAACTTGACACAGAATGGATGGAGGTGGATGTATGGATCCTAACCTCAATCTCCGGCTCTCATCCGGGTTTCCTCCGTGCCCTGTCCTGCCTGGGCCCTAGCTCTAAACGGCGCAGCCGAATCAGACAGCACGCCCTCTCGCGTCTTCGCGGTTCTGATTCACTTCAGCTTCGTGGTCTATTGGTGGAAAAGGTGCCGGTGGTTCTATATCGCTCTATGGACCCATCGCTAAGCTGGAATCGTCGTGGCTCTTTGGTCCAAAAATATGCATCTCCTTCGGCCGATAAAGTCGGGTCAGAGAGCGATGAAAATTATCTGCCGTAGATTTGTGTTGCAACAAGTCTTGGCATTGGTCTTGGCGTTCAAGCTTTGTTTTGACCTCGTCTACAAAGTTTCAATCAAACTTGATCAGGCCTTGCTTGAACCTAATAAACAACGTCTGTTTTCCAGAAACATCAACTCCTGGACAAAACCAACCTAACTCAACTATAATTGAATAGAGTTAACATGTCCGGAACTAGCATTACCCTGCCAGTCACAGTATCTGCAGCCATGTTCCAGCACATTGTCTAGATTCTCTGATAATTCAGGGTCTGTTGATCGTCGTAACGTTAACTCAATGGTGAAAAGGGCTCATATTGTTCGCAACTAGGCAGGTGGTTATTTCCTGCCCGGGCCTGAATGTCGCACTCACTTTGTCCTCGTGGAGGAGCGGAAATGCTGCATTGGGACACCCATCCATGTGCTCGGCTTCAGAATATTGCTGATGTGCCAACATGCATCTGTGCCTCTGCCATGGCAGGAGAAAACTGTACGTAAAGTCTCCAGTTGAAAGTTACATGATACGTATTAATTGCCAGGAAAAGTCGCAGAacgtcatcatcaagtccTGAGTCAAACCTAGGGCTAGCCTTGCTGTAGTCa contains these protein-coding regions:
- a CDS encoding related to transcriptional activator Mut3p → MPPDVGDNDAGQSAHDWHDDAPSPSASIKSDNDLDEDGNPQPGASSQPIQKRRRVTRACDECRRKKIKCDGKQPCTHCSVYSYECTYDKPSNRRRNPAPQYIEALESRLQRAESLLHKFMPDVDLADPNLDPAIQQEFRNRENARAQASKARQPPPPPPQPEQNEAHLTSMIDSVGQLDIDEKGSLEFHGNSSGAVFLKRMKDHFRGMLGSSSKAPFLPRAERPAGLESPSLSSVGTPFSTAPSYPELPPKDVARKLCYYSLSCATCLVRILHVPTFYEQMDKIYERPLDNLTKDETQYLGLLFSVMSLGCMYNNLDDNDPGSMPYQDATEEGLKYYNAARSVLHDVTDCRDLISLQALLFIILFLQATSNLSSCYSFVGIALRSSLRIGLHRHLQHEKIDPIEQEVRKRVFYVVRQMDIYVSTLLGFPLLLNVDDIDQPFPLEVDDEFITHTGILRPPPGSPSFFQAFNAHSELMEILAKVTKYVYPTKGLGQTAAKDNKPASTYLISYGRIKEIEAELHSWFERLPQHWRPSGEGPIETVRIRHLLRFAYAHVQLVLYRPFLHYVSPRLSQGSKVDELSYACAAAAISVSRNIVHIGLEIRKQRVLSGPYWFMLYTEFFAVLSLVFYATENPEKPGSGEVLADARAGRQMIAALAEKSMSAERVTGALKALFDQLPEQLDAGAIRQAPSKKRPAPTGRPSSVSSHHTPIPASMSSIGTTDFTRASQMSTSSYPTTLSQGTMDLPGGGMTAFQDNTFSANFGDFMSPDLQRSTPESTSSAATSTQRYPYAGQQMGMHNPVNKLDSLMFPSEDPFAYPNQPMMELGFPGKTDQPTTMGDQNQDMQLFLTGTFDDVESQIFGQPPPYMMHQQGQPMMSAPSHQPMFASPSAIMGMQPGQPMMQQRRPVSQTHAIHQGHAMSNRRAHAQRHQERQIQQMFTEQGMQADWGGFFGSGRGGFQGM
- a CDS encoding probable prolidase is translated as MAPPITPPKPVCGEQRPQARERRSMSYEFVLEDEFDALCVEVKKSDDDCGGKSSSGNKYPAKLHARKVVKELGVTDGLIYLPGEPTRLYEDSDQSPPFKQRRYFYYMTGVDFPDCAVTYEIAMDRLTLWIPYAEPRQVLYHGPTPDAAEAMRKYDVDDVRYTAQLSKFLHGQLRPEKTLYVLHSDQAPKLTDRPRGQTQINCSKLRPAMDEARVIKTEYEVALIRRASRISAAAHRAVAERLLTMRNEQDVEAVLLAACTSRGAHAQAYPIIAGAGVNASILHYGANNQPLEGKQLIVVDAGCEYQCYASDITRTLPVNGSFSKEASAIYSIVQRMQEECIARVRPGTVYYELQLHASDVALQGLRKLGLLKGNFEEIQKAGTVAAFFPHGLGHHVGLEVHDVTGHERLLMRDNFHVEGGKREMVTATALVAMHRMASSSPPTKPRQSLQPNMIVTIEPGIYFCRPFIEGYFLNNPSHAKFINKDFLETYYPVGGVRIEDDILVTPGGYENLTSAAPKGDEMLDVINGSFEKI
- a CDS encoding related to EMP47 Golgi membrane protein, which encodes MKVSFSLAALLAASLSQAQYLISELSFGHAGRISPAEARGQIPNFAVQGNPNTPEVLSNRIILTPLAPGNQRGAVWGQQPLLRNQWIADVDFRANGPDRGRGNLNIWLVRNGPATIGSGSIYTVGKFDGLALVIDTSGGSSGMVRGFLNDGNTDYSRQSNVDELSFGHCPYNYRNLGRPSQVKLRQTARTFRVELDGNLCFESDKFSIPTGYQFGVTAATPDNPDSFEIFKMVVMADNSDSGPVRDPPKQNQNQGQNQNQRVPPVRDASNSNNKRNDGEYADEDPDIFQTSKAQFMDLHNRLQNTNHQLASLQRTSSRHQQQDEKRHEDLTALIGQLRADMRKLDDITALHSRVLELEKDIQGLRKELNRKLQSTERTFKDTLSDHHNSLSETVMAKTPGHRFLIFVFLGTQGLLVAAYVVYKKRRSSMPKKYL